The sequence below is a genomic window from Pleurocapsa sp. PCC 7327.
TCGGAGAGTGAATCTCATGGGACCACAAGAACGCCCGCCCTTAGAAGAAATGACCCTGCGACAACTCCGCAGGGTAGCTAGTCTATACAACATCTCTCGTTACAGCCGGATGCGCAAAGCGCAATTACTGGCAGCCATCAAAAAAATAGAACAAGAAAGAGCAGCTCGAGATCGATCTAGCGTCCAGGAGGAACAAAAAGTGGAAGCATCAAAATTTGATTTAGGTCAAGACGATCGTAACGGAGGTCCATTAGCATCGGTTGATGAAGGACTAGGAGATCTACCCGGCGGGTATGGTGAAAGCATGATAGTACTCATGCCTCGCGATCCCCAATGGTCGTATGCTTATTGGGATATACCTAACGAACACAAAGAAATGCTCCGTCGTATGGGAGGACAGCAACTGGCGTTGCGCTTGTACGACGTAACAGATATCGATATAGAATATCAGAGTCCGCATAGCGTTCAAGAGTATATGTGCGACGAACTAGCGCGGGAGTGGTATTTGCCTATCCCAGTCAGCGATCGCGATTATGTTATTGAAATTGGCTATCGCTGTGCCGATGGTCGCTGGTTGATGCTTGCCCGTTCTGCACCCGTTCGCGTGCCTCCCGTCTATCCCTCTGATTGGGTTGAAGATGTCTTCATCACCGTCAACTGGGAAGAAGATCTTAGAGGCAAGACCATGTACGAATTAGTTCCTCCCAGCAAAAAAGCTGCCGCCGCTGGTGGAATGCACGCTCAGATGTACGGCGTGTCTCAAGAGGGCGAAGCCATGCGAGTGACTGGTTCGCTGTTCGGTTCGATGCAGCACGTCCCCGGTTCTCACGTTCCCGGCTCGGTTCCTCCACAGGAGGTTATCAGCTCCTATATCTTCCCATCTGGCGTTGGTATGTGGGCAGTACCTACCGTTTCTGGTCTAACCATGTCCGGTGTAGGCATGATGTCTGGCATTGGTATGTTCTCTGCCTCGGCGGCTCCCGCTCGTCCGCGCAAGTTCTGGTTGATTGCAGACGCCGAATTGATCGTCTACGGAGCGACCGAACCAGACGCGACGGTAACGATTGGCGGTCGTCCGATCAAACTCAATCCCGATGGTACGTTCCGTTTCCAAATGTCTTTCCAGGATGGATTAATCGATTATCCTATCATGGCAGTTGCGGCTGATGGAGAGCAAACGCGATCGATCCACATGAAGTTCCACCGCGAAACCCCTTCTCGCAATACCAACACAAAAGAAGAAGCCGTTTTAGAATGGCTTGCTGAATAGGATTTTGAGCTGTTAAGTTTTCAAAAGCCAACCCTGATGTTCCCCGACGGTTTCAGTCGGGGGTTTATTTACGATCGCGATCGAGTAGATATCCCCAAAACCAATTGTAAGGATGAACGCGAGCGCTCAATTGCTCTCCTTTATAGAGAGGACGCTGTTCGTTTGCCCATTGAAAAATCGATCCTTCCAAATTAAAGGTTTTCTCATATCCCATCGCTTGTAACTGCCTTGCTGCAACCGCAGAACGGTACCCGATCGAGCAGTAAACAACGATTGGCTTGGATGGATCGAGGTTTAAGTCCCCAAGGTTAGCGGGAATTAACTCGGCTCCTTGAAGGTGGCTGACAGCATATTCTTCAGGGGTTCTAGCATCTAGTAGCAAGGGGTTCTCTGCCTTATCTTCCTCCAACCAAGCAGCTAAGTCAGCAGTTGAAATGTGTGGCACTTTAGGGAATTTGAGCCGAATTAGAAATTTTACGGCTATCCAAAGTAACTTTTTAAAAAGAAACATAATTAAGTTTAAATAACGAGCAAGACAATCGCACTACGTTCATAATTCAAATAGGATCGCTGGATTTTAAGTAAATCATGCTTAACTTTAAACCGTGGGACGAGCTACTGCGCCAGTATGTAGATAACCAAGGAAAAGTAAACTATCGATCTTGGAAAGCCG
It includes:
- a CDS encoding rhodanese-like domain-containing protein, with translation MPHISTADLAAWLEEDKAENPLLLDARTPEEYAVSHLQGAELIPANLGDLNLDPSKPIVVYCSIGYRSAVAARQLQAMGYEKTFNLEGSIFQWANEQRPLYKGEQLSARVHPYNWFWGYLLDRDRK
- a CDS encoding DUF4912 domain-containing protein, whose translation is MGPQERPPLEEMTLRQLRRVASLYNISRYSRMRKAQLLAAIKKIEQERAARDRSSVQEEQKVEASKFDLGQDDRNGGPLASVDEGLGDLPGGYGESMIVLMPRDPQWSYAYWDIPNEHKEMLRRMGGQQLALRLYDVTDIDIEYQSPHSVQEYMCDELAREWYLPIPVSDRDYVIEIGYRCADGRWLMLARSAPVRVPPVYPSDWVEDVFITVNWEEDLRGKTMYELVPPSKKAAAAGGMHAQMYGVSQEGEAMRVTGSLFGSMQHVPGSHVPGSVPPQEVISSYIFPSGVGMWAVPTVSGLTMSGVGMMSGIGMFSASAAPARPRKFWLIADAELIVYGATEPDATVTIGGRPIKLNPDGTFRFQMSFQDGLIDYPIMAVAADGEQTRSIHMKFHRETPSRNTNTKEEAVLEWLAE